The following DNA comes from Phytohabitans rumicis.
CCGTCCTGCACCTGGAACCATCCGTCGTCGCCCTCGTCGGCGGACTGGTCTTGCTGGCGCTGTCCCGTCTCGACGCGGGCGAGGTCGCCAAAGACGTGGAGTGGCCGACGCTGGTGTTCTTCGCCGGCCTGTTTGTCATGGTCGGCGCCCTGGTGGCCACCGGAGTCATCGAAGAAATCTCCCGCGCCGCGGTCGAGGCCACCGAAGGGCGGCTGTTCTTCGCCTCCATCGTCCTGCTGTGGGGTTCCGCCGCGCTGTCGGCGGTCGTGGACAACATCCCGTACGTGGCCACGATGAGCCCTGTCGTCGCCGAAATGGTGCACAGCAACGGCAACACCAGCCAGTCGCAGGTCCTGTGGTGGGCCCTGGCTTTGGGTGCCGACCTCGGCGGCAACGCGACAGCTGTCGGCGCCTCCGCCAACGTCGTCGTCCTCGGCCTAGCCGAACGCGCCGGCAAACCCATCAGCTTCTGGACATTCACCAAGTACGGCCTGATCGTCACCGCAGTTACCGTCGCCTTGGCAGTGCCGTATCTGTGGCTACGTTACTTCGCCTTCGCGTGAACGCATCCACGGCAGTCACGGTCGGCTGCTGTCCCGGCCTGGCGGCGGCATGATGCGGGCGACGTTGTCGGGCTGGGTGCACTGCGTGAGGCGTCGCAACGTGGATGCGCCAGCCGCGCCGAGGATATCGGGATCGTGGCGGCGGCGTTGTTCAGCTCGGCCTGCATCCGCGCCGCCTTGGCGTCGCGAGCAGCGTTGGGCGGCGCTCCCGTCGCTCTGTGACGCATGCCACAGGTAGTTCCTGTCAGCAATCGGTGGGCTGCCCCGCTCAACTCACCGAGAGCAAGCGACCTGACAGGAGCAGCACATGAAGCACCGCATCGTCGTTTTAGGCGCCGGCTATGCCGGGGCCTATGTGGCCGGAAACCTGGCCCGCCAGCTGTCGCCGGAGGACACGGAGATCACCGTGGTCAACGCTGAGCCGTACTTCGTCGAGCGGATGCGGCTGCACCAGGTCGCGGCCGGCCGGGAGATCGAGGCTCTGAAGCTCGCCGACGCCTTCGCGGGCACGGCGATCCGGCTGCGCGTGGCCCGGGTCACCGCCGTCGAACCCGAGCGCCATAGCGTCGCTGTGGCCGATGCCAACGGCGGCGGCGAACTCGGCTACGACACGCTGGTCTACGCGCTCGGCAGCCGCGTCGACGATCGCGGCGTGCCCGGCGTGGCCGAGCACGCCTTCAACGTCGCCGGCCGGCCAGCGGCGCTGCGCCTGCGTGAGCGCCTGGACAGCCTGGGCGCAGGAGGAAGGGTGCTGGTCGTCGGCGACGGGTTGACCGGCATCGAGTGCGCCGCCGAGATCGCCGAGTCCCGGCCCGGCCTGTCGGTGGCGTTGGTCGCCCGTGGTGAGCTGGGCGCCCGGCTCTCCACCGGGGCCCGCGGTCACCTGCGCCAGGCCTTCGACCGGCTGGGCGTCACCGTCCTGGAGCACACCAGCGTCGAAGCCGTCGAAGCGACGCGAGTGCTGTGCGCCGGCGGCACGGCCCTGGCGTCGGATGCCACCGTGTGGACGGCCGGGTTCGCGGTCAACCCCATCGCCGCTGCCAGCGGGCTGGAGGTCACCGAGAACGGTCAGATCGTCGTGGATCGCACCATGCGGTCGGTCTCGCACCCGAACGTGTACGCCATCGGCGACAGCGTCCACGCCATCGGCGACAACGGCCGGCCGCTGCCGATGTCCTGCGGTTCGGCCGGCTTCACCGGCAGGCAGGCCATGGAGGCGATCGTGGCGCGCCTGACCGGCCGCGAGGTCGCGACTACCAAGCTGGTCTACACGTACAACTACATCACCCTCGGACGGCGCGACGGGATGTTGCAGCTCGTCGACGATCAAGGGCGGGCAAAGCCGAAGCATCAGGGCGGCCGGACGGCTGCGCTGATCAAGGAGGGCATCAACCGGATCGCGTTGTGGACCATCTCGCACCCGACCTTCGGCCTACCCAAGCGCAGGCACCGCCTGGCCGCCGTGCCGGATGGGTTCCGCCGAGAAGGCCGTCGCGCAGCCGCCTAGGTTGGTACCCGTGGACAGCACCACCGATCGCTTCGACACCAGCCGGTTCGAGGCCAGCCGCAAGCGGCTGGCCTCGCTGGCCTACCGTCTGCTGGGCTCCGCCGCCGACGCCGAAGACGCCGTGCAGGACGCGTTCCTGCACTGGCAGGCCGCCGACCGGCAGCAGATCAAGGTGCCGGAGGCCTGGCTGACCAAGGTCGTCACCAACCTGTGCCTCGACCGGCTCCGCTCGGCACAGTCCCGCCGCGAACGCACCGTCGCTTGGTTGCCGGAACCGCTGCTCGACGGCGACCCGATGCTCGGTCCGGCCGACAGTTTCGAGCAGCGCGAATCGGTCTCCCTGGCCGTGCTGACGCTCATGGAGCGCCTGTCGCCCGTCGAGCGGGCCGTCTACGTCTTGCGCGAGGCGTTCTCCTACAGCCACGCCGAGATCGCCGACATCCTCGACATCACCGAGTCCGCAAGCCAGCAGCATCTGCACCGGGCCCGACGCCGCATCAGCGCCGCGCGCCGCGGCGGCGGCGGCGGCGAAGTCGACCCGGCATCCGCCCGCAGGATCGTCGAGGAGTTCCTCACCGCTGCCTCCTCGGGCCGCACCGAACGGCTGGTGGCGCTGCTCACCGACGACGCGATCGCGATCTCCGACGGCGCCGGGCTGACCGAGACGCTGCTGCGGTACGACACCGCGCAGCGCATCGCCGCCGTCGCACGGGCCGGCTTCACACCCACGCCCGCGAAGCGGCGACTTGCCGGCGGTACGCCCGCCGTGCACTACGCGTTGGTCAACGGCGCCCCGGCCGTCCTGTTCGTGCTCGGCGGCCAGATCGTCGGCGCCGTGACGTTCGACCTCGCCAACGGCAAGATCGCCACCGTGCGCGGCATCGCCGCACCCACCCGCCTCACCCGCCTCACGGAAGCCTGGCGGGAGCACGAACCGGACAAGCCGTTCATCACCCAGTGGTGACCCGACGCCGATTCCGCCTGTGCAACCCCTTCGGCCGGCTGCTTGCTGAACGTTGGACGTGAGCCGCGGCGAGTGACCCGGCTCACGCGCTGTTATGCCAGGTCCTCGGGCGGTGTCTTGTGGCCGAACGCCGAGGTACGAGGGAGACATCATGACGCAGAACATCAGGGTGGTCGTGGTCGGCGGCGGATACGCCGGCGTCATGGCGGCCAACCGCCTCACCCAGCGCGACGACGTGGCCGTGACCCTGATCAACCCGCGGCCGGACTTCGTGCACCGCATCCGCCTGCACCAGCTCGTCGGCGGAACCGGCGACGCGGTCGTCGGCTACCGCGACATCCTGGCCGACCGCGTCGCGCTGGTCGTCGACACCGCCAGCCGGATCGACACGACCGGGCGCACCGTTGCGTTGGCGAACGGCGCCGCGGTGGGCTACGACTACCTGATCTACGCGGTGGGCAGCGGCAGCGCCGACCCGAGTGTGCCCGGGGCCGCCGAGTACGCCCACACCATGGCCAGCCTGGAAGAGGCGCAGCGGCTGCGGTCGGTGCTCGACACCACACCCACGACGGCCATGGTGACAGTGGTCGGAGCCGGCGCGACAGGCATCGAGGTCGCCGCCGAGCTGGCCGCCGAAGGCCGCGCCGTGACGCTCGTGTGTGGCAAGGTCCTCCACCCGTATCTGCACCCCCGGACCCGGCGCAGGTTCGCCAAGCGGCTGGCCAAGCTCGGGGTGAGCATCATCGACGGTCCCGATGCGAGGGTTACCGGAGTGAGCCGTGACGCCGTCCGGCTGGCGGACGGCCGCGAGCTGCCCAGCACGGTGACCATCTGGACCGCCGGGTTCAGCGTCCCAGACCTGGCTGCCCGCAGCGGGCTCACGACCGACGCGGCCGGGCGCCTGCTGACCGACGAGACGCTCACCAGCATCGACGACGACCGCATCGTCGCCGCCGGCGACTCGGCCGCGCCGTCGAATCTGCCGCTGCGGATGAGCTGCCAGGCCGCCAATCCACTCGGTGCGCACGCGGCCGACACCGTGCTCGCCCGGATCACGGGCGGACAACCCACGACGATCGCCATCGGCTTCTTCGGGCAATGCGTCAGCCTGGGCCACGGCGCCGCCACCGTCCAACTCGCCTCGAAAAACGATATCGCCAAAGCTTTCGCGGTCGGCGGCTTCCTCGGCGCCAAGATCAAGCGCGACAGTTTCCCGGGCCTGATCGAGCACCTGGCGCACGAGGCGCACCAGCCCGGCTCCTACACCTGGAAGTTCCGCGACGACACCCGCCGTCAGCGGCTCCAGACGCTGGCCGAACGCTGACCCGACCATCGAAATGGAAGATCTCGCAGTGGACACACCGCCCGCCGACCCCGCCACCGAAACCTTCGTGGCCCACCGGAACCTGCTGTTCACCGTCGCCTACGAGATGCTCGGCTCGGCGGCCGACGCCGAAGACGTCCTCCAGGAAACCTGGCTGCGCTGGGTCAAAGTCGACCTGGCACGGGTCAGCGACCAGCGGGCCTACCTGGTGCGGATCACCACCCGGCAGGCGCTCAACCGGCTGCGTACCATGCGGCGCCGCAAGGAGGCGTACGTCGGCTCCTGGCTGCCGGAGCCGCTGCTCACCGCACCGGACGTGGCCGACGACGTCGAGCTCGCCGAGAGCATGTCGATGGCGCTGATGCTCGTTCTGGAAACGCTGGCGCCGACCGAACGCGCCGTGTTCGTCCTCCGCGAGGTCTTCGATGTCAGCTACGACGAGATCGCGGCCGCCCTCGACAAGACCCCGGCGGCGGTCCGCCAGATCGCCTACCGCGCCCGCCAGCACGTCGACGCCCGCCGCCCCCGCCAGATGGTCCCGGCGAGCCTGACCCGGGCGGCGCTGGACTCGCTGCGGCACGCGATCGAAACCGGGGACCTGCAACGCCTGCTGGACGTGCTGGCCCCGGACGTGGTCCTGGTGGCCGACGGCGGCGGCATCAAACAGGCCGCGCTGCGGCCGGTCACCGGCGCCGGCAAGGTGGCCCGCATGTTCCTCGGCGGCCTCGGCAAAGTGGACAGCATCCTCACCGCCGAGCCAACCGTGGTCAACGGCAACCCATCACTGGTACTACGCCTGGACGGCCAACTCGACGGCATCCTCGCCGTCCGCGTCGAAGACGCCCGCATCACCGGCCTCTACTACGTCCGCAACCCCGAAAAACTTACCCGCGTCCAGTCGGCAACCGCGCTCACCCTGCGATGAACACCGTCCTATCCGGAGGAGACGACATGGCCGCTCAGGCCCAGCCCGATGCACCACCGTCGCCCTGGACGGCGGTGGCCCGGGCCGTCGCCCTGCTCACGGCGGCCGTCAGCGTACTGCTGACCGCCTTCGCCTGGCCCTCGGTACACTCGTCGGTACACGACGTGCCGATCGCCGTCGCCGGGCCGGCACCCGCGGTCGGACAGATCAGCGCCGCCCTCCACGAACGCCTCCCCGACGCCTTCGAGATCACCGAGGTCGCCGACACCACCGCCGCCGAACAGCTCATCCGCGACCGCGACGTGTACGGGGCGATCGACGCAAGCTCCGGCACCCCACAGGTCATCCTCGCCTCCGCCGCCAGCACAGCCGTCGCCCAGACCCTCAACAGCATCGCCGCCGCGCTCAACCAGGCGCAATCCGAGGGCACCAGCACGGGGGCCGCCGTCCGCGACCTCGTCCCGCTGCCGGCCGACGACCCGCGTGGCGCCGGGCTGGCCGCCGCAGCCCTCCCCCTGGTCATGGGCGGTCTGCTCGCCGCACTCCTGCTGACCAGACTCGTCCTCGGCACTACCCGACGGGTCATCGGAGCGCTCGCCTTCGCCGTCACCAGCGGCCTCGCCCTGGGGGCCATTCTGCAGTTCTGGCTCGGCTCCCTGACCGGCTCCTACTGGGCGAACACCGGCGCGGTCGCCCTGACCATTGCGGCCACCTCCCTCACCATCCTGGGGCTGGAATCCGTGCTCGGATACACCGGGCTCGGCCTGGGCGCGGCCACCATGATGCTCATCGGCAACCCCTTATCAGGCACCGCGACCGCACCCGAAATGCTGCCCGGCTGGTCCGGCACGCTCGGCCAACTCCTACCGCCCGGCGCCGGTGGCCGGCTACTGCGCTCCACCGCCTTCTTCGACAGCCACGACACCACCCACTCGGTCATCGTCCTCGCCACCTGGCTAACCCTCGGCATACTGCTGTGCCTTGCCAGCGGCCTGCGCCCGCGACGCCCGGCCGCCACCCCAGTGACCACCACCACGCAACCGGCCGCACAGGCGACCGCATGAGGTCCAGCGGCGGCATCACTCGCCCGGCGCTGAGCCCGGCGACTACCGGCCGCTCAACGCGATCGCCCGCAACAAGGTCAACCTCGCGAAGATCATCACGCACTGGCCGGACATGCTGCGCATCGCCGGCTCCCTGGTCACCAACCGGGTCCGCGCTCTGCAGGGCGTTAGAATCAGCCGCCTCAGCGCGACGGTGCACCTCGCCGCTCGGCGATTGCCAATGCGGCCTGGGTGGCCGAAAGATCACGCTGCAGCAGGCGCCTGTTCCCACGATGTACCCCGGACAACCACTCGGACAGGGGCTAAGGACACGCACCAGCCGGGACCTGCGGCAGGAAACCCACGTCAACGCGCCGCACGCAGGCTCGGCGGCTGAGGCTGCCGGCCGACATACCGCGTGGCAGGCTTAGCGGGTGACCTTCCTGCTGCCAACGGCGACGTCAACCGACGCCCGCATTCGTGGTGCTCGTGTCGCGATCCTGCCCGTGGGCAGCTTCGAGCAGCACGGCGAATACCTGCCGCTCGTCACGGACACCGTGGTTGCCTGCCTGATCGCCGAGCGCCTCGCCGCCGACTACCGGCTGTTCCTGCTACCGCCGATCACGATCTCGTGCTCGCATGAACATGCCAGGTTCGCCGGGACGGTGAGCATCACCGCTCGCACGTTGATGGCGGTGATCGAGGACATCGACGAGTCACTGCAGGCATCGGGGTCGAGAACTTGGTGATCGTCAACGGGCATGGCGGAAACTACGCGCTACGCAACGTCGTTCAGCAGGCGACGACGGTCCGACCGCGGATGGCGCTGTTCCCCGCCAGCGAGGACTGGAATACGGCGCGGGCCGATGCGGGCTGCAAGACCGGGTCTCACGAGGACATGCACGGCGGTGAGATTGAGGTCTCCCTGTTGCTGCACGGGGCTCCGCAACTGCTGCGCGAGGGATACCAGACGGCTGACCACGAGGCGAACGACCGGCCAGACCTGCTGACCGTCGGGATGCGCGGCTACACAGCTTCGGGCATCATCGGGCGACCGTCGCTGGGCAGCGCGGAGAAGGGCGCAGCGGTGCTGGACAGCCTGTCTCGGTCGTTCGCCCGCGTGCACAAGCTGCTTGAGCCCTGATCGACAATGGGGCAGGACTGCTGGTCAGGTGCTGCCGGCCGGGTCAGCGACGCGGCTTTCGAGGTCGGCGATGCGCCGGTCCTGGAAACGCAGGGTGGACCGGGCCGCCGCGAGCCTTTCCTCCAAGGTGCGGTTCTCCGTGGTCAGCTGACGGACCCGCTGCTTGAGCGTGGTGTTCTCGGTGGTGATCCGCGCGATGGTCTCGTCGTCCCACTCGGCTCGCAGGTCGCGGATCTGCCCGAGGAGTTCACCAATGCGGGTGCGCTGACGGGTGATCTCCGTGTGGGCGCTCTTGAGCGCGTCTTCGGCGTTGAGCGCCCGTTCCCGCCACCCGGCATGCTGCGCGTCGTCCAGGGCCGGGCGTAGCTGCGTGTGCTGCTGCTCGGCGTCGGCCAGAGCTGCGGCGACGGCGGCGCGAGCCTGCGGGTTGTCATACACGAAGGTTCGGGAGACATTGGCGCGGCGAGCGACCGCGGCGACAGTGACCCGGGCCTTCTCCCGCCGCAGGACGGTGAGCGCGTCCTGGACCCGCTGCACCGCAGCTTGGCTACGGCGTCGCCGGGCCGCGACGGCGGCGGCCGTGCGGGACCTGGGCGAGGCCGAGGCGCTCACCCGGCCTCCACGGGTTCGTTGGTGTCGCCGGCTTCCGCGCCGGCTGCGGTGAGGTCACGGGCGCGGAAGGCGGTGGACCAGACGCGGTGGAAGTAGTCCTGCGGTTTTCGTAGATCGAGCGCGAGAGCGTCGTCGAGGAGCCCGAGCCCGGCCAGGGCCTTCTCCAGCCCGTCGATGGCCCGAGCGGTTGGCTCGAAGTGCTGGTGCAGATAGTCGGCGGTGGCGTCGTCTGGGGCGCCTTCGGCCAGCAGCCGCCACTGTTCGCGTTTGCGGCGCCAGTAGAGCAGGTCAGCGCCGGACAAGACGAACTTGTCGCAGTTGTGGCAGTCCAAGTCCCACGGGCAGGCTCCGCCGTCAACGACGGGTTGGAAGGTGCAGAACCCGCCTTCGGCGGGCGTGCTGCGCCGCGACAGGTCGATCGCGAGGGCCTGCGCCTCGGCGTGGGGCAGCGGGGCCGTGCCCGTGGTCAAGAGCTCGCCCGGGTTGGCGGTGCCGGGTCCGGCGACCCACACGTGCTGCAGCACCTGTTCCAGATCGGAGTGGGCCAGATGCACATAGTGCTCAGCCATTCGGTCGGAGACCTGGCCGAGGTATCGGCGGATGTGGGTCAGGGTGGCGCCCTGGCGAAGCAGATTCGTGGCCAGAGTGTGCCGCGCCTGATGCGGAACCCAATGCCCCAGGTCGATCTCTGCGACCCAGGCGCGGAACGGGCCGTAGAACCACTCCTTGGACAGTGACACCGTCCCGTGGGGGTTGCGGTACGGGCTGGGGAACAGGGCCAGCCGGGCGCGCTGCTCGCCGACCGGCTGGTAGCCGTACCGGGCGGTGAAGCGTTCCAGCGTCTTGGCCTGCCTCGTCTCCAACCGGCCGTAGACGCGTTCCGGGATGCGGATCGCGGCGTCGAAGTTACCCACCTTGGTCTGGTCGTGCCAGAACATCGCCAACCCGCCGTAGCGGCCCAGGCAGTCCCAGCGCACCTCCAGCACCTCACCGATGCGCCGCCCGGTGGTGATCAGCGTCTCCCAGATGTCACGCAGGCCGTGATCGGCCGGGTCGTGATGCTCGGCGAGCCGGCCCAGGTTCGTCTCGTCGGCCAGCGCACGCGCGACCTCGTCCGGAAACGGCCGGCGGGCCCGCACCGGAAGCCCTTCCCCTGCGGGCAGCCCTGTGAGGA
Coding sequences within:
- a CDS encoding NAD(P)/FAD-dependent oxidoreductase; this encodes MKHRIVVLGAGYAGAYVAGNLARQLSPEDTEITVVNAEPYFVERMRLHQVAAGREIEALKLADAFAGTAIRLRVARVTAVEPERHSVAVADANGGGELGYDTLVYALGSRVDDRGVPGVAEHAFNVAGRPAALRLRERLDSLGAGGRVLVVGDGLTGIECAAEIAESRPGLSVALVARGELGARLSTGARGHLRQAFDRLGVTVLEHTSVEAVEATRVLCAGGTALASDATVWTAGFAVNPIAAASGLEVTENGQIVVDRTMRSVSHPNVYAIGDSVHAIGDNGRPLPMSCGSAGFTGRQAMEAIVARLTGREVATTKLVYTYNYITLGRRDGMLQLVDDQGRAKPKHQGGRTAALIKEGINRIALWTISHPTFGLPKRRHRLAAVPDGFRREGRRAAA
- a CDS encoding sigma-70 family RNA polymerase sigma factor — its product is MDSTTDRFDTSRFEASRKRLASLAYRLLGSAADAEDAVQDAFLHWQAADRQQIKVPEAWLTKVVTNLCLDRLRSAQSRRERTVAWLPEPLLDGDPMLGPADSFEQRESVSLAVLTLMERLSPVERAVYVLREAFSYSHAEIADILDITESASQQHLHRARRRISAARRGGGGGEVDPASARRIVEEFLTAASSGRTERLVALLTDDAIAISDGAGLTETLLRYDTAQRIAAVARAGFTPTPAKRRLAGGTPAVHYALVNGAPAVLFVLGGQIVGAVTFDLANGKIATVRGIAAPTRLTRLTEAWREHEPDKPFITQW
- a CDS encoding NAD(P)/FAD-dependent oxidoreductase, whose amino-acid sequence is MTQNIRVVVVGGGYAGVMAANRLTQRDDVAVTLINPRPDFVHRIRLHQLVGGTGDAVVGYRDILADRVALVVDTASRIDTTGRTVALANGAAVGYDYLIYAVGSGSADPSVPGAAEYAHTMASLEEAQRLRSVLDTTPTTAMVTVVGAGATGIEVAAELAAEGRAVTLVCGKVLHPYLHPRTRRRFAKRLAKLGVSIIDGPDARVTGVSRDAVRLADGRELPSTVTIWTAGFSVPDLAARSGLTTDAAGRLLTDETLTSIDDDRIVAAGDSAAPSNLPLRMSCQAANPLGAHAADTVLARITGGQPTTIAIGFFGQCVSLGHGAATVQLASKNDIAKAFAVGGFLGAKIKRDSFPGLIEHLAHEAHQPGSYTWKFRDDTRRQRLQTLAER
- a CDS encoding RNA polymerase sigma-70 factor gives rise to the protein MDTPPADPATETFVAHRNLLFTVAYEMLGSAADAEDVLQETWLRWVKVDLARVSDQRAYLVRITTRQALNRLRTMRRRKEAYVGSWLPEPLLTAPDVADDVELAESMSMALMLVLETLAPTERAVFVLREVFDVSYDEIAAALDKTPAAVRQIAYRARQHVDARRPRQMVPASLTRAALDSLRHAIETGDLQRLLDVLAPDVVLVADGGGIKQAALRPVTGAGKVARMFLGGLGKVDSILTAEPTVVNGNPSLVLRLDGQLDGILAVRVEDARITGLYYVRNPEKLTRVQSATALTLR
- a CDS encoding DUF6262 family protein — protein: MSASASPRSRTAAAVAARRRRSQAAVQRVQDALTVLRREKARVTVAAVARRANVSRTFVYDNPQARAAVAAALADAEQQHTQLRPALDDAQHAGWRERALNAEDALKSAHTEITRQRTRIGELLGQIRDLRAEWDDETIARITTENTTLKQRVRQLTTENRTLEERLAAARSTLRFQDRRIADLESRVADPAGST